CTTGCGCTAAACCTTCGACAACGGCTGTCTTACCAACACCTGCGTCTCCGACTAAAACAGGATTGTTCTTGGTACGGCGTGAAAGAATTTCAGATGTTTCTTGAATTTCCTTGTTTCGTCCGATAACAGGATCCAGCTTGCCCTCACGAGCTTCAGCTGTCAAGTTTCGACCCAGTTTTGCAAGAACACCGTCTTGTTTGATACCTGAAGCCTGTTGTGGCATTTGGCTATCAGTTTCTGCATTTCCTGCTAATTGACCAGTGGCACGATAGTGAGCAAATTCCTCAGGTGTTACTTCACGTCCATTAATCAAGTAACGGCGATTTTCAGAACTGTATCCTCGCATACCGCCCATCAATTGGTTAAATAAATCATCCATGTTGTTAAAATTATTAAAGTTGTTGTTCATATTCATTACCTCTTTTTGTTTTTCTTCGTTATGATTACTGACATTGACTATCTTTGACCTTTGTTTTAAAAAATTTAGACTAGCTAAATCGCTACTCTACGTACTATTTCTGGTTTTTCTTTTTCAAGCAGGAGTAGACTATCTTTACTTCTGAAAACTTCTAGATTAAACATAGACCCACCTCTTTCTATTTTACTTTAAATAAGTGTTCTAGTAAGGCTTTGATTTACCCTACGTTTATAATATACTACATTAGTCAGAAAAGGTCAAGAGATTTGACTTTAATTGACCAATAATTTTTATACTCTTCGAAACTATCTTCAAAACACGTCAGATTCGCCTGAACCTAAGTATTATAGGTATATGTGACTGACTTTCACCAGTTTTATCTACGACCTCTCAGTTATGCTTTGAGTAGCCTGCGACTAGCTTCCTAGTTCGATCTTTGATTTTCCTTGAGTATAAGTGTTCTAGTAAGGCTTTCATTTACCTCACGTTTATAATATACTACATTAGTCAGAAAAGGTCAATAAATTTGACTTTGATTGACCAATAATTTTTATACTCTTCGAAACTATCTTCAAAATACGTCAGATTCGGCTGAACCTAAGTATTATAGGTATATGTGACTAACTTTCATCAGTTTTATCTACGACCTCTCAGCTGTGCTTTGAGTAGCCTGCGATTAGCTTCCTAGTTTGATCTTTGATTTTCATTGAGTATTTAAACGCAAAAACACCCTGAAACATCAGGGTGTCATTCTTACATCAAATATAAAATTGCTAGCGTCAAAAGACTTGCTAGAAGCCCCACTCCCCAAAAGAAGAAGTCAACCTTCCACTCACTCCAAGGATTTCCTTTACCAGACAATCCTCCAAGCTCAAAATGGTGATGCACAGGCGTCATACGGAAAATACGTTTACCACCTGTCAGTTTGAAATAACTGACTTGCATCATAACTGAAGTCGTTTCAAAGACATAAACAATTCCAATAATCAAGAGAGTCCATTCTTGGTGGAGGGCCATAGAAATAGCTGCCAGCATTCCACCTAAGGCTAAACTTCCAACATCTCCCATAAAGACCTTAGCTGGCTTATGGTTAAAGACGAAGAAACCAAGTAAGCCACCAATCATGGCAAGAATCACTAGAAGAATATCCATCTGACCTTGCACATAGGCAATAACTCCATAAGCAGATAGACTAATCACAACAGAAATACTAGCTAGACCATCAATTCCGTCTGTCAAGTTGACTGCGTTTGAAAAACCGACTAGCCAGAAAAGAGCAAAGAAAATATAGAAAATCCCTAGATGCACTTGGTAACCAAAGACAGAAAGCATATCGCCACCGCGCTCATAGAAAAGGTAGAAGATAACTCCACCTAGAAGCTGGAGAGCAAATTTCTGCTTAGGATTAAGCCCCTCATTGATCTTGCGGAAGACCTTGAGGAAGTCATCCAAAAATCCGATTAAACCATAAAGAACCAAGATAAATAAAATCATACCGACATTATTGCTGAGTTGGTTGCTAAATAGGGCGAAAAAGAAAGCGACTAAAACAGAAGCAATTAAGAAAACCAAACCTCCCATTGTAGGAGTCCCAGCTTTTGCCTGGTGCTGTTTGACATCCTCATGCATCTGCTGGCCTGTAATTTGCGCCTTTCTATAAAATTGGATAAAGGCCGGAATTCCTACTAAAGTTAGTAAAAATGTCACAATTCCAGCACTGATGGAAATAAACATATTAGTCTCCTAAAGTTAATTTAATTTTTTTAATGTTTTTGATAGCTGTATTGGTCCGAACGTCTTGCTTCTGAACAACAGAACCTGAACCTTCAAATTCCAGCTCAATATCCAACCATTTAGCAAAGGCCTCAGCAGTCTCTTTTTTCCAGCCATACATGTCTGGAATTTCTTCTACCTTATCAGATAAAAGAAGAACTTGCTGGTTAGGTACAAGATTTTTCCCTTCTTCTACAGAAGTCTCTTTAATTTTTGTTCCCGTACCAATAACAATTGGTTGCACAATATTGCGACGTAAGGCTTCCGCCAAATCACCAGGTGAAATATCCTTGATGCTAGGCATTGCATACGAAGATTCTGCCGTTACTTGCTCTAAATTCTTAGCAGGAGATTGAAGATTCAGAGACTCTTTCATAGCTGAAGCTCGTTCCAAGATAGGATTGGCAAACTCTCCCAAATGGACAGCTGAATAATGCTCAGGCTGTTGAATAGTCACATATAAAATGAAATCAGGATTTTCCGCGGGATTCATTGATACAACTGAAAATATGTAATTGGTTGCACCAACTAAGTATCCCCCATTTTTTTCATCTGCAATTTGAGCAGTACCAGATTTAACTGCTACATTTTGTCCAGGAACTGTTATGATTGGCTTGCCTGTGTAATGATTATACATAGTCCCATATAGAGGATCTGTCCCAACTAATACCATATGAGTTCGAGTCAAGCTCGCTGCATCTTCAGATACAGGTTTTCCTACAATCTCTTTTTGAGACTTTCGTACAGACTGATTGTTAGTATCATAAATAGCACTTATAAATTTTGGCTCCAGCATAACTCCATCATTAGCAATAGCTGTAAAGGCACGAAGCATTTGTGTTTGTGTTACTGAAATCCCTTGCCCAAATGAGCTTTGAGCAATATTGACAATATTATCAGCTGGAAGTTGACCAGCGTATTCATCTGTCAAGCCAAAGCGAGTTGGGACCCCAAATTTAAAGCGGTTTAGATAATCCAACCAAGTAGCATCTCCCATTTTTTGTTCAAGTAGACTCATTCCAACATTACTGGAGAGAGCGAAACCTTGTGAGAAAGTCATCATCCTACCAGTCGTCAAACCATCATTAACATCCCAATCTCGAATCGTCACATCCGCTATTTTTAATTCACTGCTATTGAAGTATTCTCCACTTGGGAAGGTATTATTATCAATGGAAGAGGCTAGAGTCATAACTTTCATTGTTGAACCAGGTTCATAATTGCTTTGATAGAGAATGTCACGCCAAACAAAGTCTTTGGTAAGTCCTTCCTTAGTATC
This window of the Streptococcus sp. 116-D4 genome carries:
- the mraY gene encoding phospho-N-acetylmuramoyl-pentapeptide-transferase; protein product: MFISISAGIVTFLLTLVGIPAFIQFYRKAQITGQQMHEDVKQHQAKAGTPTMGGLVFLIASVLVAFFFALFSNQLSNNVGMILFILVLYGLIGFLDDFLKVFRKINEGLNPKQKFALQLLGGVIFYLFYERGGDMLSVFGYQVHLGIFYIFFALFWLVGFSNAVNLTDGIDGLASISVVISLSAYGVIAYVQGQMDILLVILAMIGGLLGFFVFNHKPAKVFMGDVGSLALGGMLAAISMALHQEWTLLIIGIVYVFETTSVMMQVSYFKLTGGKRIFRMTPVHHHFELGGLSGKGNPWSEWKVDFFFWGVGLLASLLTLAILYLM
- the pbp2x gene encoding penicillin-binding protein PBP2X, whose amino-acid sequence is MKWTEKITRFAIKNRKSPAKNRRIVGKYLSFVAVALFGLFLANFAYIIAKGNIFGTDLVKEAKKVHQTTRTVPAKRGTIYDRNGVPIAEDATSYNVYAVIDKKYKSATGKILYVEDSQFNKVAEVFHKYLDMDEAYVKEQLAQPNLTQVSFGAKGNGITYANMMAIKKDLKDASVEGIDFTTSPNRSYPNGQFASSFIGLAQLHENEDGSKSLLGTSGLESSLNTILAGTDGIITYEKDRVGNIVPGTEQVAQQTVDGKDVYTTLSSPLQSFMETQMDALQEKVKGKYVNATLVSAKTGEILATTQRPTFDADTKEGLTKDFVWRDILYQSNYEPGSTMKVMTLASSIDNNTFPSGEYFNSSELKIADVTIRDWDVNDGLTTGRMMTFSQGFALSSNVGMSLLEQKMGDATWLDYLNRFKFGVPTRFGLTDEYAGQLPADNIVNIAQSSFGQGISVTQTQMLRAFTAIANDGVMLEPKFISAIYDTNNQSVRKSQKEIVGKPVSEDAASLTRTHMVLVGTDPLYGTMYNHYTGKPIITVPGQNVAVKSGTAQIADEKNGGYLVGATNYIFSVVSMNPAENPDFILYVTIQQPEHYSAVHLGEFANPILERASAMKESLNLQSPAKNLEQVTAESSYAMPSIKDISPGDLAEALRRNIVQPIVIGTGTKIKETSVEEGKNLVPNQQVLLLSDKVEEIPDMYGWKKETAEAFAKWLDIELEFEGSGSVVQKQDVRTNTAIKNIKKIKLTLGD